One Deltaproteobacteria bacterium genomic region harbors:
- a CDS encoding arginase family protein yields the protein MTPEFDPSSMEAAVLRASHQVDLFDVDTGEAWKAGEETLSSDEIKNEINAISKHLKDDSGILHIDAHANLRVAYQGYAHSHASIMYKVIEKIKPGVLVQVGIRDFSKNELTYSESGRGKDGSIGSGRIVTHDDRSEKRHVENGECFSQVVKSTITDLPQNIYASFDIDGLQPDLCPNTDTPVPGGLTLDLFKLCGSTVITNGLTDAVKNI from the coding sequence ATGACCCCAGAGTTTGATCCCAGCTCGATGGAAGCGGCCGTGCTTCGCGCCAGCCATCAAGTTGATCTCTTTGACGTCGATACCGGTGAAGCTTGGAAAGCCGGCGAAGAAACTCTATCCTCCGATGAAATAAAAAATGAAATCAACGCTATTTCTAAACACCTGAAAGATGACTCTGGTATCCTCCATATCGATGCCCATGCTAATCTTCGTGTAGCGTACCAGGGCTACGCTCACAGTCATGCTTCGATCATGTACAAAGTCATTGAAAAAATTAAACCGGGAGTTCTTGTGCAAGTTGGAATTCGAGATTTCTCGAAAAACGAACTGACGTACAGCGAGAGTGGTCGAGGTAAAGATGGCAGCATCGGAAGCGGTCGCATCGTCACTCATGACGACCGATCGGAAAAGAGGCACGTCGAAAATGGCGAGTGCTTTTCACAAGTCGTGAAATCTACAATAACGGATCTTCCACAAAACATTTATGCGTCCTTCGATATCGATGGTCTTCAACCTGATCTTTGCCCCAACACAGACACTCCGGTGCCGGGAGGATTGACGTTGGATCTATTCAAACTTTGCGGTTCGACCGTGATCACGAACGGGCTTACGGACGCGGTGAAAAACATATGA
- a CDS encoding YkgJ family cysteine cluster protein yields MNKQATNKTASKSAGKTAAKNWYDNGVRFECQGSGKCCVSHGEYGFVYVTAADRKKMAKLLGVPTAEFTRTYCSKVEGLFRLNDGPSDDPKDPTAKPCTFLKKKRCTIYEARPMQCRTWPFWPETMSAKAWSKDVAAFCPGVGKGRVWPKNEIDTAIKEQSQWENDIAHGL; encoded by the coding sequence ATGAACAAGCAAGCCACTAATAAAACAGCTAGCAAATCAGCGGGTAAAACCGCTGCGAAAAACTGGTACGACAATGGCGTTCGCTTTGAGTGCCAAGGTTCTGGAAAATGCTGTGTTTCGCACGGCGAGTACGGCTTCGTCTACGTGACTGCGGCCGACAGAAAAAAAATGGCTAAACTGCTAGGCGTTCCCACTGCGGAGTTCACTCGGACGTACTGCTCGAAGGTTGAGGGATTGTTTCGCCTCAACGACGGTCCATCTGATGACCCCAAAGATCCGACGGCAAAACCGTGCACATTTTTAAAGAAAAAGCGCTGCACCATCTATGAAGCTCGGCCAATGCAATGTCGAACTTGGCCGTTTTGGCCCGAAACTATGTCGGCTAAAGCGTGGTCAAAAGATGTTGCTGCTTTCTGTCCTGGCGTCGGAAAAGGTCGTGTCTGGCCCAAAAACGAAATCGACACCGCGATAAAAGAGCAAAGCCAATGGGAAAACGACATCGCGCACGGACTTTGA
- a CDS encoding leucine--tRNA ligase gives MAYDHKQIDQKWQTKWDAAEAFKTESGKTSKKPKYYALDMFPYPSGYGLHVGHLASYTPTDVVARFKRAKGFNVLHPIGYDAFGLPAEQFAIQTGIHPAQTTDKAIESFRSTLKTMGYSFDWSREVSTCDASYYKWTQFIFTKLFEKGLAYQKEVPVNWCPALRTVLANEEVIDGKSERGGHPVIKVPMKQWMLKITDYAERLIADLDLVDWPERTREAQRNWIGKSEGANVTFDIQGSAEKLEIFTTRPDTLFGVTFMVVSPEHPRLKSIVPSSHTSTVADYQAKASRKSEVERKSATEKTGVFTGAYAVNPFSGKSVPIWTADYVMMDYGTGAIMAVPGHDERDFEFATTFKLPIERVLEGSNGQDALPFSGEGKLVNSDFLNGLKTSAGIARAIAEVEKRKLGLKVTQYKLRDWLFSRQRYWGEPFPVVRFPNGELKTVPANELPVLLPEVADYQPSEKGEAPLARNSGFVQYNGTLGKGVRETDTMPGSAGSSWYFLRYCDPHNASAFCDFEEQKYWMPVDLYVGGAEHTVGHLLYARFWQKVLFDAGLVSHPEPFQKLAHQGVVLGTDGERMSKSRGNVINPDQLREQYGADVMRTFVLFLGPMTADKPWQDQGIGGVQRFLDRLWRACVDENGVVVADDSAVPEELNRLLHKTIKKVGEDLESLGFNTAISALMILLNELYKAGTRPKKILLPLLQMVAPFAPHMAEELWEKMGQSGFVSNAKWPTFDSALTVDSVVSIGVQVNGKSRGVIEIDKDAEEAVALAKALEVSSVVNALGGKQPDKVIYKAGRILNLIVKV, from the coding sequence ATGGCATATGATCACAAGCAAATCGACCAGAAGTGGCAGACGAAGTGGGACGCAGCTGAAGCATTCAAAACTGAATCAGGCAAAACGTCCAAGAAGCCCAAATACTACGCCCTCGACATGTTCCCTTACCCGTCTGGGTATGGTCTACACGTAGGCCATCTCGCCAGCTATACGCCGACAGATGTCGTAGCCCGCTTCAAGCGCGCGAAGGGATTCAATGTCCTTCACCCCATCGGCTACGACGCGTTTGGGCTTCCAGCGGAGCAATTTGCAATTCAAACCGGAATCCACCCGGCACAAACGACGGATAAAGCGATCGAATCGTTTCGTTCGACGTTGAAAACCATGGGGTATAGCTTCGATTGGTCGCGCGAAGTTTCTACCTGCGATGCAAGCTATTACAAGTGGACGCAGTTTATTTTTACAAAACTTTTTGAAAAAGGCCTGGCCTATCAAAAGGAAGTTCCGGTGAACTGGTGCCCCGCACTGCGCACAGTATTGGCTAACGAAGAAGTAATAGACGGAAAGTCAGAACGCGGCGGCCATCCCGTCATCAAAGTCCCCATGAAGCAGTGGATGCTGAAAATCACTGACTACGCAGAGCGCTTAATTGCCGATCTCGATTTGGTCGACTGGCCCGAGCGCACCCGCGAAGCCCAGCGAAATTGGATCGGGAAATCCGAAGGTGCGAACGTCACGTTTGATATTCAAGGATCTGCGGAAAAATTGGAAATCTTTACGACTCGTCCTGACACTTTGTTTGGTGTCACGTTCATGGTAGTTTCACCTGAACACCCACGCCTGAAATCGATCGTCCCTAGCTCACACACCTCGACCGTTGCTGACTATCAAGCCAAAGCCTCCCGCAAATCGGAAGTCGAAAGAAAATCGGCAACTGAAAAAACTGGCGTTTTTACTGGTGCCTATGCGGTGAATCCGTTTTCGGGAAAGTCTGTTCCAATTTGGACGGCAGATTACGTCATGATGGATTATGGAACGGGTGCTATCATGGCTGTCCCCGGCCATGATGAACGCGATTTTGAATTTGCAACGACCTTCAAACTTCCCATCGAACGCGTCCTAGAAGGCAGCAACGGTCAAGATGCGTTGCCGTTTTCGGGTGAAGGCAAACTGGTCAATTCTGACTTCCTCAATGGACTTAAAACTTCCGCTGGTATTGCACGAGCGATTGCAGAAGTCGAAAAGCGAAAGCTCGGCTTGAAGGTAACTCAATATAAACTTCGCGACTGGCTTTTCAGCCGCCAGCGATACTGGGGCGAACCTTTCCCCGTTGTTCGATTCCCGAACGGGGAGTTGAAGACGGTGCCTGCGAACGAGTTGCCGGTTCTTTTGCCCGAAGTCGCCGACTATCAACCGTCCGAAAAAGGCGAGGCGCCCTTGGCTCGCAATTCTGGTTTCGTTCAATACAACGGCACCTTGGGCAAAGGCGTTCGTGAAACTGACACGATGCCGGGTTCGGCGGGTTCGAGCTGGTACTTCTTACGCTATTGCGACCCTCACAACGCTTCCGCATTTTGCGACTTTGAAGAGCAGAAATATTGGATGCCAGTTGATCTTTATGTGGGTGGCGCTGAACACACAGTAGGGCACTTGCTCTACGCCCGGTTCTGGCAAAAAGTGCTGTTTGATGCTGGACTCGTGTCTCATCCAGAGCCCTTTCAAAAACTCGCTCACCAAGGCGTTGTACTTGGAACCGACGGCGAGCGTATGTCGAAATCGCGCGGAAACGTGATCAATCCCGATCAGCTGCGCGAGCAATATGGCGCCGATGTGATGCGAACGTTTGTGTTATTCCTCGGCCCAATGACAGCCGATAAACCTTGGCAAGATCAAGGGATTGGAGGCGTTCAGCGCTTCTTAGACCGACTCTGGCGGGCATGTGTGGACGAAAATGGAGTCGTTGTTGCCGACGACTCTGCGGTGCCTGAAGAGCTCAACAGACTTCTCCACAAGACCATAAAAAAAGTCGGAGAGGACTTAGAAAGTCTCGGCTTCAACACGGCGATTTCCGCATTGATGATTCTTTTGAACGAGCTCTACAAAGCCGGAACGCGACCAAAGAAGATTCTGTTACCATTGCTGCAAATGGTGGCGCCGTTTGCCCCACACATGGCGGAAGAACTTTGGGAGAAAATGGGCCAATCGGGATTTGTTTCAAACGCAAAGTGGCCGACTTTCGATTCGGCTTTGACAGTCGATTCTGTGGTCTCTATAGGTGTGCAGGTAAACGGAAAGTCACGTGGCGTTATCGAGATCGACAAGGACGCGGAAGAAGCGGTCGCTCTCGCAAAGGCCCTAGAGGTCAGTTCGGTCGTAAATGCTTTGGGTGGCAAACAGCCCGACAAAGTTATTTACAAAGCCGGACGAATCCTTAACCTGATCGTAAAGGTTTGA
- a CDS encoding RDD family protein, with protein sequence MIRRNAPTMVKPATYRKRATALMVDSLVALSIVMILMAILNSVIPDTEVAPMAMQLMPPKMLKMFFYTTTTITLFIGLMVFFAPHLPGRGSLGHRVAKIQLVQLSGENVGWVDSLRRFFATVLRAGMVFWGGPVLAVVGQSIAVSTLALIWSLVVLLPIPVRRKPYPVTLWQIVGNYIFIDSSTS encoded by the coding sequence ATGATTCGCAGAAATGCCCCAACCATGGTTAAGCCTGCCACCTATCGAAAACGTGCGACGGCATTGATGGTCGATAGCTTGGTGGCTTTGTCGATCGTCATGATATTGATGGCAATTCTGAATTCCGTCATTCCGGATACGGAGGTCGCGCCGATGGCCATGCAGTTGATGCCGCCCAAAATGCTAAAAATGTTTTTCTACACGACAACGACAATCACGTTATTTATCGGGTTGATGGTGTTTTTTGCTCCCCACCTGCCCGGAAGAGGGTCATTGGGCCACAGGGTTGCAAAAATTCAGTTGGTCCAATTATCGGGTGAAAACGTGGGCTGGGTCGATAGCTTGCGCCGATTCTTTGCCACAGTCTTGCGGGCCGGGATGGTATTCTGGGGCGGGCCTGTTTTGGCGGTCGTCGGTCAAAGTATTGCTGTATCTACACTAGCTTTGATCTGGTCGCTGGTTGTTTTGTTACCTATTCCAGTCAGGCGTAAACCTTATCCCGTGACCTTGTGGCAAATTGTCGGGAATTACATTTTTATCGATTCGTCGACTTCCTAG
- a CDS encoding TraR/DksA family transcriptional regulator has protein sequence MGTIEAALIKECKTLLLDAKADVLNRVRNTRQDLHIEDKGGDEADQTVRVLAEAETLTLHERLRTQLVEIEMALARIENGTYGVCEETEEMIEPERLRAIPWTRLSIEGAEMRESLQKRYAR, from the coding sequence ATGGGGACAATCGAAGCAGCGTTGATCAAGGAGTGCAAAACACTACTTCTCGATGCGAAAGCAGATGTTTTGAACCGAGTTCGAAACACTCGCCAGGATCTTCACATTGAAGACAAGGGTGGAGATGAGGCGGATCAGACGGTTCGCGTTTTGGCGGAAGCTGAAACACTCACCCTGCACGAACGACTTCGAACTCAGTTGGTCGAAATCGAAATGGCATTGGCCCGAATCGAAAACGGCACTTACGGTGTGTGTGAAGAGACAGAAGAGATGATCGAGCCAGAAAGACTTCGCGCGATTCCTTGGACACGTCTTTCTATCGAAGGCGCAGAGATGCGCGAGTCTCTTCAAAAACGTTACGCTCGCTAA
- a CDS encoding ABC transporter permease subunit, with translation MAIYILRRLLLMLPTLFGITLLSFVIINLAPGSPVDQKLQQIRMGGAMGGGAGAAGGLGGRGETGVSQEVIDALNKQYGFMDENGKPRPIHTRYFIWLKNLSTLDFGDSFKYEEPVTDVIFSKMPVSLTFGLTSLFLTYLICVPLGVYKAIRAGSKFDAMTSFGLFVLYSIPSLIAGILLRTFLASESFAPLFPLGNIVSDNYSELGTWSQIWDRFHHAVLPLMTYMVGSFTFLTIMMQNSMLDVIKLDYVRTARAKGVSEKVVYLKHALRNALIPIVTGMSGILSVMFAGSIIVESIFSLDGMGLLSITSANSRDYNVLMGLIFFQSILFLFGRLLTDILYVVVDPRIDFT, from the coding sequence ATGGCTATCTACATCTTGCGTCGACTGCTTCTGATGCTGCCAACGTTGTTTGGCATAACGCTTCTGAGTTTTGTCATCATCAACCTGGCTCCAGGCTCGCCGGTGGACCAAAAGTTACAGCAAATACGTATGGGCGGCGCGATGGGTGGCGGCGCAGGGGCGGCCGGTGGCCTTGGCGGACGGGGCGAAACAGGTGTTTCGCAAGAAGTAATCGACGCTCTCAACAAGCAGTACGGATTCATGGACGAAAACGGCAAGCCGCGTCCAATCCACACCCGATACTTTATTTGGCTAAAGAACCTTTCGACCCTCGATTTTGGTGATAGTTTTAAATACGAAGAACCGGTGACCGATGTGATTTTCAGCAAGATGCCTGTGTCACTGACGTTTGGTTTGACGTCCCTGTTTTTGACTTATCTGATTTGTGTTCCGCTGGGCGTTTACAAAGCCATTCGCGCCGGGTCCAAGTTCGATGCGATGACCAGTTTCGGTTTATTTGTTCTGTATTCGATTCCGTCCCTTATTGCAGGAATTTTGCTTCGCACCTTTTTGGCTAGTGAAAGTTTCGCACCCTTGTTCCCTCTCGGAAATATTGTGTCGGATAACTACAGTGAGCTTGGGACTTGGAGCCAAATTTGGGACCGCTTTCACCATGCGGTTCTTCCGTTGATGACGTATATGGTTGGAAGCTTCACGTTTCTTACGATCATGATGCAGAACTCGATGCTCGATGTAATCAAACTTGATTATGTCCGCACCGCTCGCGCCAAAGGCGTTTCAGAAAAAGTCGTTTACCTGAAGCATGCTTTAAGAAATGCGCTGATACCCATTGTGACCGGAATGAGCGGTATTTTGTCGGTGATGTTTGCTGGGTCCATTATCGTTGAATCGATTTTCTCACTCGACGGTATGGGGCTTCTCTCGATCACATCGGCAAACTCGCGAGACTACAATGTCCTCATGGGTCTCATTTTCTTCCAGAGCATTTTGTTCCTCTTCGGCCGGCTGTTGACGGACATTTTGTATGTCGTTGTCGACCCAAGGATTGATTTCACATGA
- a CDS encoding DUF1653 domain-containing protein, with translation MTVTPPKKQPEKQTDKLIEIPTGLYEHYKGMPYRVIGTGRHSETLEQFVLYESLYENELGRLWVRPAAMFIETVPSPKGDGTRVPRFRHICL, from the coding sequence ATGACCGTTACCCCGCCAAAGAAACAGCCCGAGAAACAAACCGACAAGCTCATCGAAATCCCGACCGGTCTTTACGAACACTACAAGGGAATGCCGTATCGCGTGATCGGAACCGGCCGCCACAGCGAAACGCTTGAGCAGTTTGTTCTTTATGAATCACTTTACGAAAATGAACTCGGCCGACTTTGGGTCAGGCCTGCTGCGATGTTCATTGAAACAGTTCCGTCGCCAAAAGGTGACGGAACCCGCGTTCCAAGGTTCCGACATATTTGCTTGTAG
- a CDS encoding ABC transporter permease subunit, which produces MIERFMDNELSLKRWRRFRAHTSAIVSIWVLIIVGFLSVTAEFWANNKPIYLKYQGKTFYPVIQNIHPTEFGLNEIMVMDYRSLELKEGDAAIWPPIRWDAFERNPALDQLPSAPTEVNFFGTDESGRDVAARLLYGFRYSMTYAISVWFFCSLFGIVFGASMGFFAGWIDIVGQRVIEIWESVPVLMLLIILASIIAPNIWVLTGFTVFFGWTGISLYLRAEFLKLRKREFVEAARALGAGRRRIIFRHILPNSLTPWITMTPFMVAGAITGLASLDYLGYGLPAPTPSWGELLGQAQKHFQVAWWLAVFPSLALFMTLTALNLIGSAVRDAYDPRK; this is translated from the coding sequence ATGATTGAACGTTTCATGGATAACGAGCTTTCTTTAAAGCGCTGGCGCCGGTTTCGCGCTCACACATCGGCCATCGTGTCGATTTGGGTTTTGATCATCGTCGGATTCTTGAGCGTGACGGCGGAATTTTGGGCAAACAACAAACCGATCTACCTTAAGTACCAGGGCAAAACTTTTTATCCTGTCATTCAAAATATTCATCCGACTGAGTTCGGCCTCAATGAGATCATGGTCATGGATTACCGTTCGCTCGAGTTAAAAGAGGGCGACGCTGCGATCTGGCCTCCGATCCGTTGGGATGCGTTTGAGCGGAATCCAGCGCTTGATCAGCTTCCGTCGGCACCAACCGAGGTTAACTTTTTTGGCACAGACGAAAGCGGCCGCGATGTCGCGGCTAGGTTGCTTTACGGCTTCCGCTATTCCATGACTTACGCTATCTCGGTTTGGTTTTTTTGTTCCCTGTTTGGAATCGTTTTTGGTGCATCGATGGGTTTCTTTGCTGGCTGGATCGACATTGTTGGGCAGCGAGTGATTGAGATTTGGGAATCTGTTCCTGTGCTTATGCTTCTGATTATTTTGGCTTCGATCATCGCACCGAATATTTGGGTTCTGACAGGCTTTACCGTGTTCTTTGGATGGACGGGAATTTCACTTTATCTTCGCGCCGAATTTTTGAAGTTGCGAAAGCGTGAATTTGTGGAAGCGGCTCGGGCACTGGGCGCCGGCCGCAGGCGAATTATATTCCGTCATATTTTGCCGAACTCACTTACTCCCTGGATCACGATGACTCCTTTCATGGTTGCTGGTGCGATCACCGGACTAGCTTCACTCGACTACCTCGGCTACGGACTGCCTGCGCCAACGCCATCATGGGGTGAATTACTTGGGCAGGCCCAGAAGCATTTTCAAGTTGCGTGGTGGCTAGCGGTGTTTCCCTCGCTCGCACTTTTTATGACACTCACGGCACTGAACCTCATCGGTTCTGCTGTTCGCGATGCCTACGACCCTCGCAAGTAA
- the speA gene encoding biosynthetic arginine decarboxylase translates to MATGHSKRSEMKGEMLRGEISNKADWTTEKSKELYGVGTWGASFFDVNEKGNVVVTPHGPTGPNVDLLELTQDLQERGIRVPMLIRFPDITKARVELLSNCFKKAIEDSGFKGNYRGVYPIKVNQQRHLVQELVKFGKNTMLGLEAGSKPELLVALAMMNTENALLICNGFKDVEYIETAILSLKLGRNTIIVVDRMSELPMIIDAAKKFSILPKIGLRAKLHTKGAGKWIDSSGDRSKFGLTPLEIVDCVELLKKENMLEALELLHFHIGSQIPSISCVKGSLKEGARFYTELHAMGANLKYMDVGGGLGVDYDGSGATDSSINYSEQEYANDVVSIIQSVCDERGTPHPNVVTECGRALVAHHSVLVFNVLGINEVQKREPSVTTSKDDHRVIQDLGYMMEQLNANNMHEFYHDVLHIKETILQLFTFGVLSLLQRAKAENLCWVLLTRMEKLARGNADAEDMATALRETLSDTYFCNFSVFQSMPDSWAVGQLFPVLPIHRLNEEPTRRGIMVDLTCDSDGKIGQFIDTTGEFAKQKKTGLEVHEFTGQPYYMGVFLVGAYQEILGDLHNLFGDTDAVHITLSSAGYTVDEVVEGDTVTEVLSYVQYNRHELIESIRRTSEDSISRGTLTKNEAKALMKHYEEGLSGYTYLEDPE, encoded by the coding sequence ATGGCCACTGGCCATAGCAAAAGGAGCGAAATGAAGGGTGAGATGCTTCGAGGCGAGATCTCGAACAAGGCCGATTGGACGACGGAAAAAAGCAAAGAGCTTTACGGCGTCGGCACTTGGGGCGCGAGTTTCTTCGACGTGAACGAAAAGGGAAATGTCGTTGTTACTCCTCACGGACCAACCGGTCCAAATGTAGATCTCCTAGAACTCACCCAAGATCTTCAAGAGCGCGGCATTCGCGTTCCAATGCTGATCCGCTTCCCAGACATCACGAAGGCACGCGTGGAGCTTCTTTCGAATTGCTTTAAAAAAGCGATCGAAGATTCTGGCTTTAAAGGCAACTACCGCGGCGTTTACCCGATCAAGGTCAACCAACAACGCCATCTTGTTCAGGAACTTGTGAAGTTCGGCAAAAACACGATGCTTGGCCTCGAGGCTGGCTCGAAGCCAGAACTTCTTGTCGCTTTGGCGATGATGAATACCGAAAACGCATTACTGATTTGCAATGGCTTTAAAGATGTCGAATACATCGAAACAGCCATCTTGTCGCTAAAGCTTGGTCGCAACACCATCATCGTGGTTGATCGCATGTCGGAACTTCCGATGATCATCGATGCAGCGAAAAAGTTTTCAATTCTTCCAAAAATTGGACTTCGCGCGAAGCTTCACACCAAAGGCGCTGGCAAGTGGATTGACTCTTCGGGCGACCGCTCGAAGTTTGGCCTCACACCGCTTGAAATCGTCGACTGTGTTGAACTTCTGAAAAAAGAAAACATGCTGGAAGCACTCGAACTTTTGCACTTCCACATTGGATCGCAAATTCCATCGATTTCTTGCGTGAAGGGGTCGCTCAAAGAAGGCGCCCGCTTTTACACAGAACTTCACGCGATGGGTGCAAATCTTAAGTATATGGACGTCGGCGGAGGGCTTGGCGTTGATTACGACGGTTCCGGCGCGACAGATTCTTCGATCAATTATTCCGAACAGGAATATGCGAATGATGTCGTTTCGATCATTCAGTCGGTCTGCGACGAACGCGGCACTCCACATCCTAACGTCGTGACTGAATGCGGACGCGCCCTTGTCGCGCATCACTCCGTCCTTGTATTCAACGTTCTGGGAATCAACGAAGTTCAAAAACGCGAACCCTCGGTAACGACGTCGAAAGACGATCACCGCGTGATTCAAGATTTGGGCTACATGATGGAACAGTTGAATGCGAACAACATGCACGAGTTTTATCACGACGTGCTTCACATCAAAGAAACCATACTTCAGTTGTTCACATTTGGTGTTTTGTCGCTTCTACAGCGCGCGAAAGCAGAAAACCTTTGCTGGGTGCTTCTCACGCGCATGGAAAAACTAGCGCGCGGAAACGCCGACGCCGAAGACATGGCGACAGCCCTTCGCGAAACTTTATCAGACACTTACTTCTGTAACTTCTCGGTTTTCCAGTCGATGCCTGACTCGTGGGCCGTCGGACAATTGTTTCCAGTTTTACCAATTCACCGGTTGAATGAAGAACCAACTCGCCGTGGGATCATGGTGGACCTCACTTGTGATTCGGATGGAAAAATTGGCCAGTTCATCGACACGACAGGTGAATTCGCAAAACAAAAAAAGACGGGCCTCGAAGTTCACGAGTTCACAGGACAACCCTACTATATGGGAGTTTTCCTCGTCGGCGCTTACCAAGAAATCTTGGGGGATCTTCACAACCTCTTTGGCGACACAGATGCCGTTCACATCACGCTTTCAAGCGCTGGTTACACGGTCGACGAAGTTGTCGAAGGCGACACCGTGACCGAAGTTCTTTCGTACGTTCAATACAATCGCCACGAACTGATCGAATCGATTCGCCGAACGAGCGAAGATTCCATCAGCCGCGGCACCTTGACGAAGAACGAAGCGAAGGCACTGATGAAGCACTACGAAGAGGGCCTGTCAGGCTACACGTATCTTGAAGATCCAGAGTGA
- a CDS encoding peptide-binding protein — protein sequence MNRSLKVFSNAIALTLSAAILVGLSGGFAVAQAETPKANKKVGILGNPEAPQGGTFLYNLGVEPTTLNPITGTDLYNQTIQSFVMDSLMNRNFDTYEWEPALAEKVEISKDGREFTFTLRQGAVWSDGKPITIDDVKFSFDVIFDDKYNAAHLRPYYENIEKAEVTGTNAIKFVTKSKYFGNFDVVAGLTVLPKHVYGDATEGKKKNKTILGSGPFVLKEYNQGQAIILERNKSWWGNAVPEQRGRYNFQAIRMRFDKEENLVLERLKKGELDYDSLTPEAYSLKTEGAPWGKTVLKKKVQNLQPKSYGYVGWNLTKPMFQEKGVRRALAHLMNREEMNKKFRFGMSLPATGPWYQQSEYADPKVKAIAFDPKKAADLLKKAGWADTNKDGVLDKAGQPFEFTLFYANKDIQKYWVLYQEDLKKAGVKMNLQLLEWNALLKNLDERKFDAVALGWGGGSVDHNPKQIWHTESAKDGGSNRIGYSNPEVDKLIDEAIAELDKKKRVQMYRKIYAMIAEDAPYAFLFNDQYVLYAVNKRIGLPKDTYKFAVGADYWWATDVK from the coding sequence ATGAATCGAAGTTTAAAAGTCTTTAGCAATGCCATCGCATTGACGCTGTCTGCAGCGATACTAGTCGGATTGTCAGGCGGATTCGCCGTGGCACAAGCGGAAACTCCAAAGGCAAACAAAAAAGTCGGAATCCTTGGGAACCCAGAGGCCCCTCAGGGCGGAACTTTTCTTTACAATCTTGGTGTCGAGCCAACGACATTGAATCCGATCACTGGCACAGACCTCTATAACCAAACGATTCAGTCGTTTGTTATGGACAGTCTCATGAACCGCAACTTCGATACGTACGAGTGGGAACCCGCTCTGGCTGAAAAAGTGGAAATCTCCAAAGACGGTCGCGAATTTACCTTCACTCTTCGCCAAGGCGCTGTTTGGAGCGACGGAAAGCCTATCACGATTGATGACGTGAAGTTTAGCTTCGACGTCATCTTCGACGACAAGTACAACGCAGCTCATTTGCGTCCGTACTATGAAAACATCGAGAAAGCCGAAGTCACCGGCACGAACGCGATCAAGTTTGTAACCAAGTCGAAGTACTTTGGTAACTTTGATGTCGTTGCTGGTTTGACTGTTTTGCCTAAGCACGTTTACGGCGATGCAACAGAAGGCAAAAAGAAAAACAAGACAATTCTCGGCTCTGGTCCCTTCGTGTTGAAGGAGTACAACCAAGGACAAGCAATAATTCTCGAGCGAAATAAAAGTTGGTGGGGCAACGCGGTTCCAGAACAGCGCGGTCGTTATAACTTCCAAGCAATTCGCATGCGTTTCGACAAAGAAGAAAACTTGGTTCTTGAACGTTTAAAAAAAGGCGAACTCGACTATGATTCGTTAACGCCAGAGGCTTATTCGTTGAAGACCGAAGGCGCGCCATGGGGCAAAACCGTTTTGAAAAAGAAAGTTCAAAACCTTCAGCCTAAATCTTACGGTTATGTTGGTTGGAATTTGACCAAGCCTATGTTTCAAGAAAAAGGTGTGCGTCGCGCCCTCGCGCATTTGATGAACCGCGAAGAGATGAACAAAAAGTTCCGTTTCGGAATGTCTCTTCCTGCAACAGGCCCTTGGTATCAACAGAGTGAGTACGCTGATCCAAAGGTAAAGGCGATTGCTTTTGATCCCAAAAAAGCAGCGGACCTTTTGAAGAAAGCAGGCTGGGCCGACACAAACAAAGACGGAGTTCTGGATAAGGCGGGTCAGCCGTTTGAGTTCACACTTTTTTACGCCAATAAAGACATTCAGAAGTACTGGGTTCTTTATCAAGAAGATCTCAAAAAAGCTGGTGTGAAGATGAACCTTCAGCTTCTCGAGTGGAACGCACTTTTGAAGAATCTTGACGAGCGTAAGTTCGACGCAGTTGCGCTTGGCTGGGGTGGAGGATCGGTTGATCACAATCCAAAGCAGATCTGGCACACAGAATCAGCTAAAGATGGTGGTTCCAACCGTATTGGTTACTCGAATCCAGAAGTTGATAAATTGATCGACGAAGCCATTGCTGAACTTGACAAGAAGAAGCGCGTACAAATGTATCGCAAGATCTACGCGATGATCGCGGAAGATGCACCGTATGCGTTCTTGTTCAACGATCAGTACGTTCTTTACGCGGTCAACAAACGTATCGGTCTTCCGAAAGATACGTATAAGTTTGCGGTCGGTGCCGATTACTGGTGGGCAACAGACGTAAAGTAA